The DNA region AGCCGGCAGAGGTTATTTCGACGGCCTGCCATGTGTCGTTACTGAGATCCAGCCAGTTTGAATTTCCCACACGGCATAGGCGTACGTGGATCGCGTGCTCGGGACCTTCGAACAAGGCCCTGCCGGCGATCACGCCGAGTCCGTCGGCCATGGCCTGACTGTTAGCTGCCTTTCTCCATCGCCGCCAATACTGATACGCAAGCCATTGACGAAACGCGTTGCTTTTGACAGCCCAAGTTTCGCGGTGCCCCCGAACCATGATGGAGGCGTAGGCCTCTCCTTCACTTCCAGGTGTATGGAAAAGTTCCGCCTGCTCAGCCAGTTCAGCGACAAAATCGGCCTGCGATGGTCTCCGTTCTGGTACGCCATCATCGGACTCTGCAGGTTCCACACGCTTCGTCGGAACCCACACCGGGGCGTCGGCGATCAGTGCATCGATTTCGGCCTTCATGGCGTCTGGACTCTGGCCTGGGCGAGCGGCGATGAATTCGACAATATCGCCATGTTCGGGAAGTTCAGGTAATTCTACGATCTTGACGACAGTCGACGGATCAAGCCGGGTGAGAATCTCGGCGACGGTTTGGGCGTAGTGTCGCCCAGGCTCGTCGTTATCGAGCAATATGACTACTTCGCAGCCTGCCAGCGGCGACCAATCGGACATGTCCGCCGATCTAGCGCCGTGGGCGGACGTTGTAACTACAAGGCCGATGCCGCGAGCGGCTTCGGCGGATTTCTCGCCCTCGACGACAAAGACATGCGCGACCTCCGTCAATTCTCCGAGCCGGTAGAGCGGCAACTTGCCGGGCGGATCGCCGACGACCCATCCGCCGCTGACCTTGTGCAGCGGTCGATAGGTCTTTTCATCCTTGGCGGTGTCGATGCGCGCGACAGCAAAGACGTCGGACCCATCGGGACCTTGGTAATACCATGTGCCGTTATGCTTACCATGGCAGCGCTAGGCAAATTGATCCGGAGACGTCCAGACCTTTTTGGACTTTTGCATTGCGCCAACGCCGCCCTGGGCGCTAGGGCCGCCGCCCTGCTCCGCCCGCCGGAAGATACTGAACCCGCCCCGGGTCTTCTTACGGAAAACGTATCCCGATGGACACTGATCGGCGTCCAACCGGTGACATTCCGCAACCGCGCCGTCGCGAGATCGCCGGCACCAATCGCCTTTGTCGCACACGACGCAAGGAGCCGTGGCGGTTACCGGAACAAAATTGGAGTTCTGGCTGGAACCGGCCACTAGAAACCCGCCTCCGCACATTCGCGTTCGGCCTGTTCGATCTGGCGGAGTCGGGCTCGGTTGAAATGAGGCGGAGGCGGTGCCTCGGATCGCGGCTTGGTCAGGCGTTCAAAGAACCGCTGCAGCGCCTCGAGCGAGGTGCAACAGGTGCCGCCGACCTGGATGGTTTCGAGGCGAATGCCTTTAAGCCCCCTCTCGGCCCAGCGATAAAGCGTCGCGATGTGTGGCTTCTTGCCGTGCCGCCGGCGCGGCAACTTGGCCGCCGCCTCGGTAAAGGTCGGGACCGTTTCAACGGAAATGTCGATCATTGGGCAATACCTCGTGTGGCCGCAAGACGTGGCCACTAGCGAAGTATTGCTTTCAGTCTTGGGTCACTGGGAGGTCTGGCCCAACTACTTTTTTTTGTTGTTCTGGGTGTGCCGTTTGATCGTCGTCGGCGAGCATCTGTGGATTCGCGCCACCCGTTCGCAAGCGCAGGAAAACGAGATTCCAGGCTCGGCGGTCCTTACGAAATCCATTGATGCTTGATACTTTGCGTATCGGTCGGCCTTATCAGCTTCGGTCCCGTACGCGCCGACGTGACCCTTCGCCCTCCTTCGATTACCTTTCGGCCGCTCACAACGTATGACTCGAATGGGCGAACCTGCAAACGTACTAAAGAAGCACCCAACGCTATGGCATGGACAACTGAATCGCGAATTCGATTCTTGGTCATCCCAATACGGAGGCAGTGGATGGTGTGCATTACATTGCGAGCGTCATGCGCTATTGGAGGCGCATCATCAAGTATTTGGTGCGGGAATTCTGTCACACTTCGCTCTTCGTATATTGGCTGTTTCGCCGCCGTGTCGAACCTGACAAAGGTGTTGCATTTATACTTTGCTAGAATAGTTAGGCAATGTTCTCCATATTCTGCAAGGTTTTTCTCGATCTGCCATGCTCTAAACGCGTTGTCGAAGAAATCCTTCGCTGATTCGGGATCATTTGTTGCCGGACGGACTCGCACGGTTTGAAAGATTCCGGTCTTTTTCACAACTTCTCTGACTAGCGCCATTGTCGGTTCTCCGTTGACTACAAAACCAAATTCACTATTGATATCCTACCCTACCCTTGCCATGATCTCCGCCGCCTTACCGCGATCGGCCTCGGCATAGATCTCTGTGACGGCCGCCGACCGGTGGCCCAATACGACCCGCGCCGCCTCAATCCCGAATTCCTTCCGCATCCGCGTCGCGGCGTTGTGCCGGAGCTGGTGAGGGTGCCAGCGGTGCGACAACTCCCACGATCGCGCCTCTTCCGACGACAAGCCGTCCGGGGGCGGGCATGCCTTGGCGCACCCCCGGTAAACGGCTCGCTTGTAGGATTGCACGTCGTATCGCTCGCCCGGCTTGCGTTTCGGTCGCCGCCTTCGGCGATCGACTTGCGACGGCTGCACTTTCGACTTTCGATGCTGCCGTATTTCAATCTTCCGCTCGGCCTCCGCCTCGGCTGGGCTGAACAGGAAGGCCGAGAGATCGGCTTTCAGGAATGGCCGCACAACCGCCTGGGCGAGCGGACCGAGATAGATCGAACGCATGTGGCCATGGTGCTGCGTCTTATGCGTTGGCGGAGTGTATTGCCAGATCTTGCCCGGAGTATCGATATCGCAGACTCGCATGACCACGACTTCGCCCGACCGCATTCCCGTTAGTCGCTGAAGCTGGATCATCGCGGCGACTTGACGCGAGACGTGGGGTAATACAGCATCGATGACGTTGTCGGCGACGGGCCGGACGATTCGAGGATTACGTGCTTCTGATCGTCCGTTCTTGAGTCCATCGACTGTTTGTAGCCCGTGATAGACCTACGGCGCCACCAACTCGTTGCTGACCGCCCACTTAAACATCCGCTTGATCCGGCCGATCGCCGTATTAATCGTAGTGAGGCAAAGGTCGCTCTCGATCATTGCCTCGCGAACTGCCTTCAGCGCGAGCGGACCGAATGACGCAGCAGGAGTCTGGCCGTACAGGCGCTTGAGGTAGCGTGCAGCCATGTCGACGCCCGCGACTTCCTTAGTGACGCGCCCGTTTTTGCGATAATAAACGCGGGCATGTTGTCGATACCGACTGATGATCTCGACGACAAATAGGCCGGACTCGGTATCGGCCGGCGACGTGCGACCGGACGCCAGCCACTCACCGACGCGTCGGTCGTACTCCGACTTGCTCGCCGCTGAGGCGAATGGCCCGAGGTAATGATCATTGCCGCCAAGGCTGACGATCGCCTGGCCAGAGGCCTTGTGTTTTCGGTAGCGTGGTGTGTCCGTGATTTTTGTGCGAGACATGTGCGGTACTCCTGCGAGCAAGGCGGGATAAAACGGTATTTACCGTTTTGTCCGCTGCTCACGAGCCGCACTGCCGCACGCCGGTATGCTAATCAAGCGATCGGCGTAACTTACGGATTGGAGACGAAGGGGTTCGAACCCTCGACCTTCGCATTGCGAACGCGACGCTCTCCCAACTGAGCTACGTCCCCGTTGAGCGATAAACTTTAGCCTCACGCGGCCTTGTCTGCAAGTTTGACTCCTATTCGGGCAGCGCATTGCGGACCTGCTCTCGGACCCGGCGACCCGCCGTTTCACTGGCATGCAGCGATTCCGTTCGGCTCATTTCAGTCAGACGGACCTTACCGGAGCGACACTCGTTTATCCATTCCGTTGCAAATCGCCCGGATTGAACCTCTCCCAGGATCGCCTTCAGTTCCGCTCTCGTCTGGGGACCGACCAGCCTCGGCCCGCGCGTGAGCCCCCCATACGCCGCCGTGTTGGAGATCCGCCGGCGCATCCCCGCCAGCCCCTCGGCGTATTGCAAGTCCACAATCTGCTTGACCTCGTGGATGCACTCCAGATACGCGATTTCCTCCGGGTACCCCGCCGCGACGAGCGTCTCGTACGCCGCCTTCATCAATTCGATGATCCCTCCGCACAGCACCGTCTGTTCGCCGAAGAGGTCGCTCTCGCACTCCGCCGCGAACGTCGTTTCGATCATCCCGCCCTTGCCGCCGCCGATGCCCGCCCCCCAGGCCAAGGCGAGTGGTTTCGCGCTGCCGGTCGCATCCTGATGAACCGCCAGAATGCACGCCAGACCGCCGCCGCGAACAAACGCCTCGCGCACGAGCGAACCCGGTCCCTTCGGCGCAATCATGATGACATCCACGTCCTTCGGCGGCGTGATGAGCCCGAACCGGATCGCGAACCCGTGAATGAACCCCAGCGCCTGACCGGCGCGAAGTTGCGGGGCCACCTCGCCGACAAAGATCTCCTCCATCTGTTCGTCCGGGAGGGCGAAAATTAACAAATCGCCGAACTTTGTCGCCTCCGGGATGGCGACAGGTTGGAACCCGTGCTGAATCGCCAGCGCATGATTGGGTCCGCCCGGTCGCTGAGCCACAACGACCCGCAACCCCGCGTCGCGGAGGTTTTGCGCGTGAGCCTGCCCCTGGGAGCCGTATCCGAGCACCGCGATGGTTCGTGACCGGAGCACCGACAAATCGGCGTCGGCTTCGTAATAAACGGGGAGCGGCATGGGTACGGCCTCCAGTCGGAAAGTTCGGGTCGTCTGCAATGAAGCAGACGGCGGCACCGCCGCACATCATAGCCTTCTTGCGGGATTTGCCCGCGCCAGTTACAAGTGCCCATAATGGAACAGCCGACCCGTCGTAGGTGCCGCTCCAGGCTTGCATTATGATCGTCCGTGAGCCCCGGCGGCGGGCAGTGTTTTCGAGGGAGCGTCTCAATGTCCGGATGGATTCTCACATGTACTTTGTTGTTCCTCGGGGCCGGTGATCCGCCTGACGCCAATGCGCAGCCCGCCGCTGCGCCACCGTCCGAAACCACGGTCACGCCGGTCTCTCCTGCCAGGTCGACGACGCCCGAAGTGCTTGATGTCGGAAGCTGGCTCGTCCACCTCGCCCGGCACCAGGGCCATCTCGTCGGTCGTTCTAATCCTCGCAGCGCCGCGCTGCACGTGATGGCGATGTTGGAGGCGGCGAAGGAAATCGCGCCGGACTGCGGCGAGGCCTACTTCTGGCTGCACGATTTGTATCAGCGCATGGGCCGCACGGCCGAGGCGAAGGTCGCCCTGGCCAATTACGTCCGGCTAACCCCAAACGACGACACCGCCCGCATCAAGCTCCTTTCAATGGAAATGGATGATCGCCAGACCGCCGAATCGCGCTCGGGCTTCATCGGAAATGAATTGAAAGCCAAGAACCTCTCACCGATCTACGAAAGCGAGCTGCATCGCTGGATGGCCAAGTTCTATTACGAGCGCGGCGAAAAAGAACCCGCCGGTCGCGAGATTGAGACGGCCCTGCGGCTGAATGCAATGAACGTCCCCGCGCGGCAGCTTGCGTATGAGATGTACGGCGAGACCGAGGCGGCGCTGCAGCGCGTGGAGATGGCACTGCAACTGATCGCCATGAATCCCAGCCAGGTCAATCTCGTCTGGGACCTCGCCGAGTTTCTCGATCGGCTCTCGATGCACAAGCAGGCCCAGGAGTGGTACAACCGGGCGATCGACCTGCATCGCCGCGCCGAGGCCGGCCCGCTTTCCGCCTCGCTCCTCCAAAAGCTCGCCATCTCCTACCTCGGTTCCGAAGATTACGCCAAGGCGGTGGAAACCGCGGACGAGGCCCTCAAGGCCGACCCGAAATTCCAGCCCGCGCGGCTGCTGCGCGGCAATGCCCAGGCCAAACTCGGCAATGCCGCCGCGGCCAACGCCGATCAAGAGGAGGTCTTGAAAGTGTACCTGGCACGGGCCGGCGACATCGCCTCCAACAAAGACGGTGACGACGCGGCCGAAGTCGCCTGGTATTTTTGCTTTCATCATCCTGATAAGGCCCTGGCCCTGCAGCTTTCAGAAATCGCCCTGACCAAGCGAAACCCCGGCTCGCTGGCGAGGCTGGCCCACGCCTACGCCCTGTCCATGAACGGCGAGGTAGAAGCGGCGGTCAAGGAACTCGAACCCCTCGCCGCGACGGACCAGATGGCCGCGCTCGAATTGGCGAAGATTCAGCTATTGCGCGGCAACAAGCCCCAGGCCATCACCATCCTGCACAAGGCCGCGTCGATCCAACCCAGCGGCATCGCCTATAACCTGATCAAGGACACGCTCGCGCAGCACCAAGAGACGGCGTCCG from Phycisphaerae bacterium includes:
- a CDS encoding tetratricopeptide repeat protein — encoded protein: MSGWILTCTLLFLGAGDPPDANAQPAAAPPSETTVTPVSPARSTTPEVLDVGSWLVHLARHQGHLVGRSNPRSAALHVMAMLEAAKEIAPDCGEAYFWLHDLYQRMGRTAEAKVALANYVRLTPNDDTARIKLLSMEMDDRQTAESRSGFIGNELKAKNLSPIYESELHRWMAKFYYERGEKEPAGREIETALRLNAMNVPARQLAYEMYGETEAALQRVEMALQLIAMNPSQVNLVWDLAEFLDRLSMHKQAQEWYNRAIDLHRRAEAGPLSASLLQKLAISYLGSEDYAKAVETADEALKADPKFQPARLLRGNAQAKLGNAAAANADQEEVLKVYLARAGDIASNKDGDDAAEVAWYFCFHHPDKALALQLSEIALTKRNPGSLARLAHAYALSMNGEVEAAVKELEPLAATDQMAALELAKIQLLRGNKPQAITILHKAASIQPSGIAYNLIKDTLAQHQETASVQPLNNKIVSALDKFQRDVFDYYRRTGDFLKVTLRFATDRLPATGPINVVIRLENAGPFPITFGEGFMARPLLAVTAKLTGRENIEFKDFLQVLMNSRPVLKPGDAIEKTVAIDVGPLREKWIALSTDPTTIEVTAMFDPVYQDGALAAGLGSMVVGPIKGERIPLDTSPSAFSSLVEQATAGEDAARAIAAESIGAHFAVAALNQPTAIPYIQLRAAYAKLLTDKDWRVRARAMCAAAWAPLEESLTKAAAPAVRDDNAIVRLFAVRLFALQQGDKFKDVLDHISRTDPSQAVRTLARSYLPEMTQAQATNSTPSNESPTP
- the ilvC gene encoding ketol-acid reductoisomerase, encoding MPLPVYYEADADLSVLRSRTIAVLGYGSQGQAHAQNLRDAGLRVVVAQRPGGPNHALAIQHGFQPVAIPEATKFGDLLIFALPDEQMEEIFVGEVAPQLRAGQALGFIHGFAIRFGLITPPKDVDVIMIAPKGPGSLVREAFVRGGGLACILAVHQDATGSAKPLALAWGAGIGGGKGGMIETTFAAECESDLFGEQTVLCGGIIELMKAAYETLVAAGYPEEIAYLECIHEVKQIVDLQYAEGLAGMRRRISNTAAYGGLTRGPRLVGPQTRAELKAILGEVQSGRFATEWINECRSGKVRLTEMSRTESLHASETAGRRVREQVRNALPE
- a CDS encoding DUF1580 domain-containing protein, which encodes MIDISVETVPTFTEAAAKLPRRRHGKKPHIATLYRWAERGLKGIRLETIQVGGTCCTSLEALQRFFERLTKPRSEAPPPPHFNRARLRQIEQAERECAEAGF
- a CDS encoding site-specific integrase; its protein translation is MIQLQRLTGMRSGEVVVMRVCDIDTPGKIWQYTPPTHKTQHHGHMRSIYLGPLAQAVVRPFLKADLSAFLFSPAEAEAERKIEIRQHRKSKVQPSQVDRRRRRPKRKPGERYDVQSYKRAVYRGCAKACPPPDGLSSEEARSWELSHRWHPHQLRHNAATRMRKEFGIEAARVVLGHRSAAVTEIYAEADRGKAAEIMARVG